A stretch of DNA from Deltaproteobacteria bacterium:
CCAGGGGGAACTCGTCCGGGGTCACCAGCCGCCGGGCGCCGCGGGTGAGGGCGTTGGCGACCTGCTGCCGGATGAAGTCGGCGGCGCTGGTGCGCACCACCGGCCCCAGGGTCGTCTCCGGCTTCGTGGGGTCGCCCAGGTGGTAGGTCCGCACCAGCTCGGCGGCGCCGGCGATGAAGTCGTCGTAGAGGTCGGCGTGGACGTAGGCCCGCTCGATGCCGCAGCAGCTCTGGCCGGCGTTGTAGAAGGCCCCGTCGATCACCGTCTCGATGGCGTGCTTCAGATCCGCGTCCGCCCGCACGTAGGCCGGGTCCTTGCCGCCCAGCTCCAGACCGGTCGCGATGAAGCGGCCCGAGGCCGCCTCCTGCACCGCGTGGCCCCCCGGCACCGAGCCGGTGAAGGCGACGAAGCCCACCCGGGGGTCGCCGATGACCTTCGCCACGTCCTCGTGGGAGAGGTGGAGGTGGGTGAGCAGGCCCTCGGGCAGGCCCGCCTCGACGGCCGCCGAGGAGAAGGCCTCTGCCACCAGGGGGGTCTGGGAGGAGTGCTTGAGCAGGACGCTGTTGCCCGCCGCCAGGGCCGGGATCACGGCGTTGACGGCCGTCAGATAGGGGTAGTTCCAGGGTGCGACGACGAAGACCACGCCGAGGGGCTCGCGGCGGATGAAGCGCCGGAAGCCCTCCTTGGGGCCCACGTCGAGGTCCGCCAGCGCCCGCGGGGCGATGGCCAGCATGTGCCGGGCCCGCTCCTCGAGACCCTTGAGCTCGCCGCCCCCGTGGGCGACCGGCCGGCCCATCTGCCAGGCCAGCTCGGTGGCCGTGCGCTGCGGGTCCGCGATCATCGCGTCCACCCAGCGGGAGAGGGCCTCGCAGCGGGCCTCGACCGTCAGCGAGCGCCACTCGCGCTGCACCGCCGCGGCCCTCGCCAGGGCCGCCTCGATCTGGGCCTCCTCGGCGAGCTCGCGCTCGAGGTAGACCGTGTCATCGACGGGGGAGATCGTCTTCTGGATGCGGCTCATGATCGATTCCTATGCACGGAGGGCGTCAGTTGCAGATCGTGGAGCCCTGGCCCGTCACCGGGTCGGCGGAGAGGGAGTGACCCAGGGCGTTGCTCAGGGTCGCGGTGACCGTACCGATGCCGAGGATGCCCAGGGGGACGGACAGGTTCTCCGCGGCGTACTCGTAGAGGTAGTAGACCACCGTCAGGTAGCGGCCGCTGTCGCCCAGGCGCAGCTGGTAGGTCCAGCTGGCGGTCGCGCCAGCGCCCAGGTCGATGGTCCCCTCGGCGCCGAGGTGGGCGCCGTTGATCATGACCAGCTCGGGGGGGCCCAGGCCGTAGGTCTCCTCCGCCCACTCCCGCAGGTGGGGGAGGTTGTCGCGGTAGTCGAGGGCCGAGGGATCACCCTGTCCGGGCAGGCCGATGATGCTCGTGGGGAAGCAGACGGCCTCCGTCGTAGAGGTGGCGCCCTGGCAGTGCCGGCCGCCGTCGCAGTCCGCGTCGATCCCGCAGCCGATCAGCCCCTGGGGGAGGA
This window harbors:
- a CDS encoding aldehyde dehydrogenase family protein, which encodes MSRIQKTISPVDDTVYLERELAEEAQIEAALARAAAVQREWRSLTVEARCEALSRWVDAMIADPQRTATELAWQMGRPVAHGGGELKGLEERARHMLAIAPRALADLDVGPKEGFRRFIRREPLGVVFVVAPWNYPYLTAVNAVIPALAAGNSVLLKHSSQTPLVAEAFSSAAVEAGLPEGLLTHLHLSHEDVAKVIGDPRVGFVAFTGSVPGGHAVQEAASGRFIATGLELGGKDPAYVRADADLKHAIETVIDGAFYNAGQSCCGIERAYVHADLYDDFIAGAAELVRTYHLGDPTKPETTLGPVVRTSAADFIRQQVANALTRGARRLVTPDEFPLATPFGPYLAPELLVDVTHEMAVMKEETFGPVLGVMKVASDEEALALMNDSDFGLTAAIFSRDLEAAVALGDRVETGTLFLNRCDYLDPALAWTGVKDSGRGCTLSSLGYEAVTRPKSFHLKILG